CTGCTGCTTCTTCACGTGTATGAACGATTTCACCATCGCCAAAGCCTTCAACATATTTGACGTTGACTGGAACTTCCACTTTCAAAACATCGATGTTAAAGCGTGGGTCTGAGAAGACCTTCATGGCACCGATAACCTTGTGTGGTTTCACTTTGGCGTATTCTGCAGAACCTGCGTCAGCGATTTTTTCATCGTAAGCCAAGATTTCAAGGAAGAATGGAATGTCTTCCGCCACACACTCAGAACCAATTCGTTCAATGTAGGCTTGTTTTTGTTGGTTGAGTTCATCAGAACTATCTACGTCATAGTAAAGCAAGAATTTGACAGCATCAGCGCCTTGTTCCTTGATACGTTTGGCAGACCAAACATCCAAGCAGTCAGGCAAGCGTTTGGTGCTTGTTGTGTCGTATCCTGTTTTCTCATAAGCAAGGAGAAGACCAGCATTTGGTGCAAGAGCTTTTGTAGCTGGAAGTCCATACTCTGGGTCTAGAAGCATAGAGGATGCGTATTTTGTCAATTCATCTGCTACCAAGACTTTGAGTTCTTCCATTTGAGCCACTGTTGGCTCTTCTGTTTGGTATTGAGCCATGAGGCGTTTCAAAGCGCCACGTTGGTCAAAGGCAAGAGCTGAGATAATGCCGTTCTCGTCAGAGAGTTTTTGCAAGCAGGCTACTTTATTGGAACTTAATTGTAATTTACTCATAGATACTTCCTTATTTTTGATAGTCATGAATGATCACACCTTGTACCACACGGTTTACGGTACCTGTAGGAGATGGTGTATCTGGTTTATTTTCTACCTTGAGTGAAGTCAATAGGGCAAAGAGTTGGGCATAAACGATATAAGGGAAGACACGGTAAATATCGTTCAAGACACCGCCACAACCAAGGGCTACTTCTTTGACATTTTCAAGACTAAAGGCTTGATCACTCAAGAGCACAACACGACGAGCAATCTGGTCACCAGCCACTTCACGAACCAAGTCCAAGTCGTACTTGCGAGTGTAGTCTGTCGTTGTACCAAAGATCAAAACAACTGTATCTTCGTTGATAAGAGATTTTGGACCGTGACGGAAGCCAACTGGACTTTCATACATGGTCGCAACTTGACCAGCTGTTAATTCCAAAATCTTGAGCTGAGCTTCATGAGCAAGTCCAAAGTAAGGACCAGCACCCAGGTAGATAACGCGGTTAAAGTCGAGGTCAACCAGCTCTTTAACATCTGCTGCATTGTCTAGAATCTTACGCGCAAGGCTCGTCACAACTTCAAAACGTTCAGCTTTCACAGCAAATTCTGTAGGGTCAAACACCAAGAGAGCTGTCAACATCATGGACGTAAAGCTAGAAGTCATGGCAAATCCAGCATCATTAGAGGCAGCTGGTTGCAAGAGCAAAAGATTGCGGTCATCGCCATGAGCTTGAAGAGCCAATTTACCATCTGCAGCACATGTAATGGTCACTTGATAGAGGTCATCAACCAAGGCTTTGGCCAAATCAACCGTCGCCACACTTTCAGGTGAATTCCCACTACGAGCAAAGGAAACAAGGACAGTCGCCACATCTTTTTTCAGATAGGTTTCTGGATTGGCAACGATATCTGTTGTCGCAATAGCATTGAAATTCCATTTGCGTTCATCATAGACTTCCTTAAAGTATGGTACCAAGGTATCTCCCACATAAGCAGAAGTACCAGCACCCGTCAAGATAACCTTGATATAGTCATGTTTATCAGCAATTCCTTGTAGGAAGGCTGCAATTTCTTCTCGTTTCGCTTGATAAGCTTCAAAAGCCTCTTTCCATACATCAGGCTGTTGGTAGATTTCACGAGTCGTGATTTCTGCACCCAGTTCAAGTAATTCTTCTTTTGTGTAATTTAGCATAGAGTTCCTCTAATCTATTGTTGTTTCATTCCTATTGAAAACATGGGAATGGGAGTGACTCCCATTCCCATGTTTATTCTATACAAGCTGTTCTAACGGTTTAGCCGTTGTCACATCTTATACTCGATGAAAATCAAAGAGCAAACTAGGAAGCTAGCCGCAGGCTGTACTTGAGTACGGCAAGGCGACGCTGACGTAGTTTGAATTTGATTTTCGAAGAGTATTATTCATCTTCGTCATCATCGAAGCCTGCTAACAAATCGTTGACTTTTACGATGCTTTCTGCAGCACGACTCTTATAGTCCGCATCCATGCCAGTTAGGCTTGCATTGATAAATTCAATGACCATCGGAAGGTTCATTCCTGCATAAAGTTCAATGTCACGACCTTCCATAATCAAACGGCTCACCACGTTACATGGAGTTCCACCAAGAAGATCCGCAAAGACTAGGAAATCATCCAATCCTTCAACAGCAGCTTCAAATTTAGCAGTAAATTCTTCTGGTCCATCTTCTGGAAGAAGAGCAACCGCATGAATGTTGTCTTGTGGTCCCATAATCATTTCTGTGCTACCTTTAAGTTCTTCACAGAAACGACCGTGGCTCACTAAAATCAATGATTTAGTCATAAATTATGCGCCCATTCCAAGTGCAAATTTACCAAAGGCAGAAAGAGCCAAGGCAAGCACGATAATGATACCGATAGCTTTTGTAGAGTTCATACCTTTCTTACCAAGCAACCAGAAGATAAATGCAGTGAAGATTGCTGGAAGCAAACGTGGGAAGATTGAGTTCAAGATGTCTTGGAAGTCAATCATCTTTTCACCGATTGGTAATTTGTATGAAATTTCAAAGTTGATCATTGTTGCTACAAGAGCACCCATCATGAATACACCAAGTACAGATGCAGCTTCAATCAAAGCTGTCAAAGTACTTTGCATGTTGTTGATAAGGTTAACCCCTTCTTTGTATGCAAATTCCAACTGTTTCCAACGGAAGATGTCATACGCTACTGCAACTGCAATCCAAAGGAAGATACCCCAAGGTTGACCAGCAATAGCCATTGTTGCAGCGATAGATCCCATGATAGCAGGTACAAGTGAACCAAAGATAGTATCTCCAAGAGGAGCGAATGGTCCCATCAAACCTGTCTTGATACCGTTAACCG
This genomic interval from Streptococcus oralis subsp. tigurinus contains the following:
- the lacD gene encoding tagatose-bisphosphate aldolase, with the protein product MSKLQLSSNKVACLQKLSDENGIISALAFDQRGALKRLMAQYQTEEPTVAQMEELKVLVADELTKYASSMLLDPEYGLPATKALAPNAGLLLAYEKTGYDTTSTKRLPDCLDVWSAKRIKEQGADAVKFLLYYDVDSSDELNQQKQAYIERIGSECVAEDIPFFLEILAYDEKIADAGSAEYAKVKPHKVIGAMKVFSDPRFNIDVLKVEVPVNVKYVEGFGDGEIVHTREEAAAFFKAQDEATNLPYIYLSAGVSAKLFQETLVFAHESGANFNGVLCGRATWAGSVEAYIKHGEAAAREWLRTTGFENIDELNKVLKTTATSWKERVEA
- a CDS encoding PTS sugar transporter subunit IIA, which encodes MTKSLILVSHGRFCEELKGSTEMIMGPQDNIHAVALLPEDGPEEFTAKFEAAVEGLDDFLVFADLLGGTPCNVVSRLIMEGRDIELYAGMNLPMVIEFINASLTGMDADYKSRAAESIVKVNDLLAGFDDDEDE
- a CDS encoding PTS system mannose/fructose/sorbose family transporter subunit IID; the encoded protein is MTNSNYKLTKEDFNQINKRSLFTFQLGWNYERMQASGYLYMILPQLRKMYGDGTPELKEMMKVHTQFFNTSPFFHTIIAGFDLAMEEKDGVGSKDAVNGIKTGLMGPFAPLGDTIFGSLVPAIMGSIAATMAIAGQPWGIFLWIAVAVAYDIFRWKQLEFAYKEGVNLINNMQSTLTALIEAASVLGVFMMGALVATMINFEISYKLPIGEKMIDFQDILNSIFPRLLPAIFTAFIFWLLGKKGMNSTKAIGIIIVLALALSAFGKFALGMGA
- a CDS encoding SIS domain-containing protein — translated: MLNYTKEELLELGAEITTREIYQQPDVWKEAFEAYQAKREEIAAFLQGIADKHDYIKVILTGAGTSAYVGDTLVPYFKEVYDERKWNFNAIATTDIVANPETYLKKDVATVLVSFARSGNSPESVATVDLAKALVDDLYQVTITCAADGKLALQAHGDDRNLLLLQPAASNDAGFAMTSSFTSMMLTALLVFDPTEFAVKAERFEVVTSLARKILDNAADVKELVDLDFNRVIYLGAGPYFGLAHEAQLKILELTAGQVATMYESPVGFRHGPKSLINEDTVVLIFGTTTDYTRKYDLDLVREVAGDQIARRVVLLSDQAFSLENVKEVALGCGGVLNDIYRVFPYIVYAQLFALLTSLKVENKPDTPSPTGTVNRVVQGVIIHDYQK